From one Bos indicus x Bos taurus breed Angus x Brahman F1 hybrid chromosome 7, Bos_hybrid_MaternalHap_v2.0, whole genome shotgun sequence genomic stretch:
- the LOC113896519 gene encoding zinc finger protein 2 homolog isoform X3, protein MEREGLWHSSLGETWEPDNWLEGQQENQDRQLGQVHITHKETLTERRTCGGNELERCSSQGSIIDIQQTIPVGKSPHNWNSHGKDTKQNAELIKTQRIFAGEKVYECNECGKTFSQSSSLLKHQRIHTGEKPYKCNVCEKHFIERSSLTVHQRIHTGEKPYKCNECGKTFSQSMNLTVHQRTHTGEKPYQCKECGKAFRKNSSLIQHERIHTGEKPYKCNECGKAFTQSMNLTVHQRTHTGEKPYECNECGKAFSQSMHLTVHQRSHTGEKPYECSECGKAFSKSSALTLHQRNHTGEKPYKCNKCGKSFSQSTYLIEHQRLHSGVKPFECNQCGKAFSKNSSLTQHRRIHTGEKPYECMVCGKHFTGRSSLTVHQVIHTGEKPYECSECGKAFSQSAYLIEHQRIHTGEKPYECDQCGKAFIKNSSLIVHQRTHTGEKPYQCNECGKAFSRSTNLTRHQRTHT, encoded by the coding sequence ATGGAAAGGGAAGGTCTCTGGCATTCTTCTTTAGGGGAAACCTGGGAACCTGATAATTGGTTAGAGGGGCAACAGGAAAACCAGGATAGACAATTGGGCCAAGTGCACATTACCCATAAGGAAACCCTCACTGAGCGAAGGACATGTGGAGGTAATGAACTTGAAAGATGCTCCAGTCAGGGTTCAATCATTGATATACAACAAACTATTCCTGTGGGGAAAAGTCCTCACAACTGGAATTCACATGGAAAAGACACTAAACAAAATGCTGAATTAATTAAAACTCAAAGAATATTTGCCGGAGAGAAAGTCTATGAATGTAATGAGTGTGGGAAAACCTTCAGCCAGAGTTCGTCTCTTCTTAAGCACCAGAGAATTCATACGGGGGAGAAACCCTATAAGTGTAATGTATGTGAGAAGCACTTCATTGAACGTTCCTCACTTACTGTACATcaaagaattcatactggagagaaaccctacaaatgtaatgaatgtgggaaaaCCTTCAGTCAGAGCATGAACCTTACTGTTCATCAAAgaactcatactggagagaaaccatatcaATGTAAAGAGTGTGGAAAAGCTTTCCGCAAGAATTCATCCCTTATTCAACATGAAAggattcatactggagagaaaccctacaaatgtaatgaatgtggtaAAGCTTTTACCCAAAGTATGAATCTCACAGTGCATCAAAGAACTCACACAGGAgaaaaaccctatgaatgtaatgaatgtggaaaagccttcagtCAAAGTATGCATCTTACTGTACATCAGAGAAGTCATACTGGAGAAAAACCCTATGAGTGTAgtgaatgtggaaaagcctttaGTAAGAGCTCAGCTCTTACCCTGCATCAGCGAAATCATACTGGAGAAAAACCCTACAAATGTAACAAATGTGGGAAATCCTTTAGCCAAAGTACATACCTTATAGAGCATCAGAGACTTCATTCTGGAGTAAAACCTTTTGAATGTAATCAGTGTGGGAAAGCTTTCAGTAAGAATTCATCTCTTACTCAACAtcggagaattcatactggagagaaaccttatgagTGTATGGTATGTGGAAAACATTTCACTGGGCGATCATCCCTTACTGTACATCAGGttattcatactggagagaagccttatgAATGCAGTGAATGTGGAAAGGCCTTCAGCCAGAGTGCATACCTtattgagcatcaaagaattcatactggtgagaaGCCCTATGAATGCGATCAGTGTGGAAAAGCCTTCATTAAGAATTCATCCCTTATAGTGCACCAGAGAActcatacaggagagaaaccctatcagtgtaatgaatgtggaaaagccttcagtCGGAGTACAAATCTTACACGGCATCAGAGAACTCATACGTGA